The window TTGACTTCAGCTGGCAATCCAAGCGCTATCACAGACGCAAGAGAACAAATCTTAGCAGGACTTTTGGGATTGGTTGTTATTTTGGGTTCATATATAATACTAAACGAACTGAATCCTGACTTAGTGTCATTGAGAATCCCGGGGATTGACGCAAACAGAAAGGGAATAATTTTATATAGTCAGGCCGGTTGCGGTGGATTGAGCGATGATGACGCTTCTATGCCCGAGGTTGCTGATATCCCTGACGGCCTGCTTTACAAAGCAATGAACAGCAGCGGATCAATAACAGATCAAGACGGAAACAGTTTTCTTCCTGTGTCTCTGTTTTCTTTTCAGGATTCAAAAGATTTAATAATACAATTTTATTCCAATGACAAATGCGAAGGAAACACGGTTCCAGCGCCACAACTTAATTCTAACCAATGTTTAGATATCAGCGCTTCTAATCTTAAGTGCATAAAGTTCATTTGGTACAAGCCCGGGGTCTGGGTCTTCAACCAATTAGAAAATGGAGCTAATGTGCCTGACCCCGGTGACCTGCCTCTTGGATGGGAAGAAGGAAAAGAATATATAGTATTCCAGAGCAATCAAGAATCTTTACCAAACAACTTCCACGACCAAATTGTGGCTCTGGTAATCGTGCCCAGTAAAGAGTCCGAGGAAGGATTGGGGAAAAACTACGGCGTAATCGCCCACAATATCCCCGGACCCATGCTCAAAGAAAAAGGTTGGGCCCATATTTATCTGCCGGGAAACGGTTCTGCTTCGGGTTGCCGATTATCTGGAGAGATAACTAAGTGCGGACCATTTGAAAATAATTCTTCTGATATTTCTTCGTTAACAATATTCAATATGCCCAAAGAAGGAACAGCCACTAAGGCAATAAAGGTTTGCCGAAATGACAGATGCGAGCCGCAGAGAGTCGGAGATGACTTCTTTGATGTTTATAAAGAATATTTTCCGGGAAGCGGACTTCAAGAAAGAACCAGTGTTTTCGGAGGAGCGGTGTCTCCCTATAACCTCGGAAGCGGAATAGTGTATGGTAAAAATCTTAATGGTGAAAATTGGGATACTGGCAATCCTATTGTTCTTGGCAGGAATCAGGCAGACGGGGTTTCAGCTATTGAAATAGATGAAGGAGCCCGTTATCTGACGCTCCTTTACGACGAATATCTTGATTTTTCCAATATTAATACTAACACTTCGGCTGACGCAGCCATTATCAATATTTCTATGCCATCTTTGAGAACAATTCAAATGGATGGTAGAGTTGGGACAATTATAGTTATCCGAGTGGGGACAGAAGATTAATTAAACTGGTTTGATGATGATTTTACGGTAAGGGTCTGCGCCAATGCTTTCGGTTTTGACATCGCTCCTATCTTTGAGTTCTATATGAACAATTCTTCTTTCATAAGCTGACATTGGTTTCAGCTCTTTTTCTTGTCTGGAAAGAGCGACATCATCAGCATAACTTTTAGCAGTATCTTTTAAATAATCAAGTTTCTTTTTCTTGTAATCATTGATATCCAAATCAATATAAAACTCTTCTTTAAATTTTTTTCTTAAAAACTTGTTCAACAGGTTCTGGATTTCAAAAAGAGTCCTGCCATTTTCGCCAATCAGGATTTGCGGTTCTTCCATTTGAATCAAAACCGGCATTGATGAGTCAGTCATTTCCTCAACCTCTACTTTTGTTTCAAGGGTGGTTTTTTTAAAAAATTCCTGAACTGCTTTTCTCACTTTTTGGCTTAGTTTCCTTTCAAACATATTATTTTTTCGTTAAATAATATTTTTTTCTTATGAAAAACTGCTGGCCTGCCATAAATATCCCTGCCACGAGTAAATAAAGCCCGAGCGCAGATGGCAAACGAAAAAGAATAACAGTAATCAGGATAGGGAACAGGAATAACATTTGTTTCTGGAACATATCTGCGAAACCCGGTTTTTTGGAGGACTGCTCTTCTGATTTGTCTTTTTTAGGCATAGCAAATTTGCTTTGGAGAAAAAAGGTTATCCCTGCTATCACAGCCAAAATCGGGGACGGCTCGTTCAAATTAATTCCGAGAAACATAGGATTAATCACTTCTGGCCTCTGGACAAAACTATAAAGATAAACAAAACTTTCTTCCTGTATGCCCTGCCAAAACATCCTGTAAAGAATAAATAAAATCGGCAACTGAACAAGGGTAACAAAAAACGCTGAAAAAGGATTAATTTTTTCGGTCTTATAAAGCCCCATCATTGCTTTTGCCTGCTCCTCTTTATTGTTTTTGTATTTTGCCTGAATCTCTTTCAGTTTTGGCTGTAATGCCTGCATTGCCAACTGGGACTTGCTTGCCTTATCTTGCAAAGGATATAAAATAATCCTGATAAGCAGGGTTAAGGTGATAATTGCCACTCCAAGATTATGGCCAGGCAAATAATAACAAAGCAAAATCAAGAGATTAAACAAGGGCTGCCACAATATTACATGAAAAAAATTGGTAAAAGCATTCATTGGTTTATTTCTTTTTAATAATCCCTGATTTTAATAATAGTTCTCCGATGGTTTTTTTTATTGTCTGAAAATCAATTGTCTTGTTAACTCCGTTCAAGGCGCTGATAATAATATCTTGCCCCGGGCTTATGGCTGAAAGCATTTCTTTAATTGCTCCCCTGATTCTTCTTTTAATCAAATTTCTTTCCGTTGCTTTTGAAGCAATCTTTTTACTCACCACAATCCCTATCCGTGAAACATTGGAATCATTTGTTGTAAATTTTAAAAATAAAAAATCCTGCTTAAAGCCCTTGCCTTTTTTATAAACCCTTTCAAAATCATTTTTCTTTTTAAGACGATGGATTCTTGGCAACATTTTATACAGTTATACGGTGATTCTTTTTCTTCCTTTTTTCCTTCTATTTTGCAGAATTTTCCTGCCGTCGCTTGTCGCTGACCGCTTCAAAAAGCCATGTTTTTTCTTCCTTTTCTTTTTGTTTTGTTTGTAAGTAATCGCCATAAATTAGTTTCATTAAAATTAATTTGTATTTTGTTTAACCAGTATAATCATTAAAGACACATAAGTCAACCGATTTCTTCCACCCATAATCCCCATTTTATCCCCATCTTTTCAACACCATGCTTTGATTTATGCGGTAAACCATTGATTTGCCTTTTAAAAAAATATAGCATAGTATGAGAATTGAGATTAACCCTCCCAAACATTATGAACAAAGAAGAGCTCTGGCAAGCTATCCTGTCCCAAATCCAGTTCAATATATCCCAGGCGAATTTTAGCACCTGGTTTAAGAACACATACATTCTTTCAAACGATAACGGGACAATAATAATAGCTGTGCCAAACAATTTTTCAAAAGAATGGTTGGAAAGAAAATATAACAAGCTTATTTTAAATGGGTTAGAGGAATTAAATGAAAGAGTTAAGGTAATAGAATATAGGGTAGTGAATGTCCCTGCCCCCCAGATGCCAAAAAAATCTGTGAAAGCAGAAATAGCTGATATAAACCAGTTAGAATTGGAGGAACTGGCGCTTGATAAATATACTAATCTTAATCCTAGATACACTTTTGATAATTTTGTAGTCGGCCCATTTAATGAATTAGCGCATGCCGCTGGGTGGGCAGTGAGCCAAAAGCCGGGATTGGTATATAATCCATTTTTTGTTTATGGCGGAGTAGGACTTGGTAAGACCCATCTGCTTCAAGCAATAGGGAATAAGGTCTATGGACAGTCCGCCAAAAAGAAAATTAAATATGTTTCTTCTGAAAGATTCATATCCGGCATTATTAATTCTATAAGAAATCAAACTATTGATGAATTTAAAAACACTTACCGTGATTTTGATATGCTGATAATTGATGATATCCAATTTCTGGCAGGCAAAGAAAAGACCCAAGAAGAATTCT is drawn from Patescibacteria group bacterium and contains these coding sequences:
- a CDS encoding YidC/Oxa1 family membrane protein insertase, with protein sequence MNAFTNFFHVILWQPLFNLLILLCYYLPGHNLGVAIITLTLLIRIILYPLQDKASKSQLAMQALQPKLKEIQAKYKNNKEEQAKAMMGLYKTEKINPFSAFFVTLVQLPILFILYRMFWQGIQEESFVYLYSFVQRPEVINPMFLGINLNEPSPILAVIAGITFFLQSKFAMPKKDKSEEQSSKKPGFADMFQKQMLFLFPILITVILFRLPSALGLYLLVAGIFMAGQQFFIRKKYYLTKK
- the rpmH gene encoding 50S ribosomal protein L34, with the protein product MAITYKQNKKKRKKKHGFLKRSATSDGRKILQNRRKKGRKRITV
- a CDS encoding KH domain-containing protein is translated as MFERKLSQKVRKAVQEFFKKTTLETKVEVEEMTDSSMPVLIQMEEPQILIGENGRTLFEIQNLLNKFLRKKFKEEFYIDLDINDYKKKKLDYLKDTAKSYADDVALSRQEKELKPMSAYERRIVHIELKDRSDVKTESIGADPYRKIIIKPV
- the rnpA gene encoding ribonuclease P protein component; this translates as MLPRIHRLKKKNDFERVYKKGKGFKQDFLFLKFTTNDSNVSRIGIVVSKKIASKATERNLIKRRIRGAIKEMLSAISPGQDIIISALNGVNKTIDFQTIKKTIGELLLKSGIIKKK
- the dnaA gene encoding chromosomal replication initiator protein DnaA, producing MNKEELWQAILSQIQFNISQANFSTWFKNTYILSNDNGTIIIAVPNNFSKEWLERKYNKLILNGLEELNERVKVIEYRVVNVPAPQMPKKSVKAEIADINQLELEELALDKYTNLNPRYTFDNFVVGPFNELAHAAGWAVSQKPGLVYNPFFVYGGVGLGKTHLLQAIGNKVYGQSAKKKIKYVSSERFISGIINSIRNQTIDEFKNTYRDFDMLIIDDIQFLAGKEKTQEEFFHLFNILYESNKQIIISSDRPPKAISALEERLRSRFEGGMITDIGTPDFESRIAILKQKIQEKKAGISGEVLEYIASNIQKNVRELEGALKSLAAWKQLHNQDIDLDLAKKVLKRTINPQPKGLNFQKIINTVAEFYNMKDKDLYVSSRKKEIVRPRQIAMYFLREELKSSFPFIGKKFGGKDHTTAIYACEKISKEIIENEQFAEEIILIKEKIYSY
- a CDS encoding pilin, with the protein product MKNKEMKKIILIISVLVVLSCAGLIYALEVEYPTVGGMQGPQDTGVKLTTYIRYIYNFAIISGGLIALLALIYGGFRFLTSAGNPSAITDAREQILAGLLGLVVILGSYIILNELNPDLVSLRIPGIDANRKGIILYSQAGCGGLSDDDASMPEVADIPDGLLYKAMNSSGSITDQDGNSFLPVSLFSFQDSKDLIIQFYSNDKCEGNTVPAPQLNSNQCLDISASNLKCIKFIWYKPGVWVFNQLENGANVPDPGDLPLGWEEGKEYIVFQSNQESLPNNFHDQIVALVIVPSKESEEGLGKNYGVIAHNIPGPMLKEKGWAHIYLPGNGSASGCRLSGEITKCGPFENNSSDISSLTIFNMPKEGTATKAIKVCRNDRCEPQRVGDDFFDVYKEYFPGSGLQERTSVFGGAVSPYNLGSGIVYGKNLNGENWDTGNPIVLGRNQADGVSAIEIDEGARYLTLLYDEYLDFSNINTNTSADAAIINISMPSLRTIQMDGRVGTIIVIRVGTED